A portion of the Tachysurus fulvidraco isolate hzauxx_2018 chromosome 8, HZAU_PFXX_2.0, whole genome shotgun sequence genome contains these proteins:
- the si:dkey-191m6.4 gene encoding rho GTPase-activating protein 22 isoform X2: MFKKIKNMPFFVTEKQVFLCSSCSSGNYYDFCPVYDNCDCAAHQLYHKKCGLDFRWRRSGIFGQGLEDTVQYEKKFGIRLVPLLVEQCVNFIRERGLDEEGLFRMPGQANLVKELQDAFDCGEKPQFDSNTDIHTVASLLKLYLRELPEPVIPFCKYDDFLTCAQLLAKDEEEGLQELEQQVKTLPSANYNLLKYICNFLDEVQSHSGENKMSVQNLATVFGPNILRPKMEDPVAIMEGTSLVQHLMTVLISKNDQLYADQEFEAPEVSMEVTSQCQQHQQSNLVDWISEEDLQNLTPPGKNPNTSDNPSSSSTSSLDGIPTGPSPKSAPLGKAETAISPSKQSKTLPSWKYTFKGSSPRPQPAKTTSQSSDVTSISSGNWLMNGLSSLRGHRRTSTGERAKDSGSSQRLSTYDNVTYSSSTGSVPNVESTQWSNLPCEILVSGRDTVEADTRTVSDENSVDPEMTVDEVNYTEQASADMVSTCSSDANIHNIVPVITVMAEDTDESATSLVSVVTALKEELNSQKLVYETRINKLEESSAMLRSQMERIEHDMEQERKKQRMLEIKLRNSERAREDAENRNRLLEKEMEDFFSTLGELALGTRTSDI, translated from the exons ATGTTCAAGAAAATCAAAAATATGCCATTTTTTGTCACTGAAAAACAGGTGTTCTTATGTAGTTCATGTTCCTCTGGGAATTACTATGACTTTTGCCCAGTATATGACAACTGTGATTGTGCTGCACACCAGCTGTATCACAAGAAGTGTGGTCTGGACTTCAGATGGAGAAGATCAG GGATTTTTGGACAGGGCTTGGAAGACACAGTTCAGTACGAAAAGAAATTTGGAATACGACTTGTCCCACTTTTAGTCGAGCAGTGTGTGAATTTCATTAGGGAGCGAGGACTTGATGAGGAAGGTCTCTTCAGGATGCCAGGCCAGGCCAACCTGGTTAAAGAGCTTCAGGATGCTTTTGACTGTGGAGAGAAACCTCAGTTTGACAG TAACACAGACATCCACACTGTGGCTTCCCTGCTGAAGCTCTACCTCAGAGAGCTACCTGAGCCAGTCATCCCCTTCTGCAAGTATGATGATTTTCTTACTTGTGCTCAGCTTCTGGCCAAAGATGAAGAGGAG GGACTACAAGAATTAGAGCAACAAGTGAAGACTCTTCCCTCTGCTAACTACAATCtcctaaaatatatttgcaa TTTCCTTGATGAAGTACAGTCACACTCTGGTGAAAACAAAATGAGTGTACAGAACTTAGCCACTGTGTTTGGACCAAACATTCTTCGTCCTAAAATGGAGGACCCAGTGGCTATCATGGAAG GAACCTCCCTGGTCCAGCATCTCATGACTGTCctcatcagcaagaatgatCAGCTATATGCTGATCAGGAGTTTGAAGCTCCTGAAGTCTCCATGGAGGTGACCTCTCAGTGCCAGCAACACCAGCAGTCCAACCTTGTTGACTGGATCTCTGAGGAAGATCTTCAAAACCTGACACCTCCTGGGAAGAACCCCAACACCAGTGACAACCCTAGTAGCAGCAGTACCTCTTCCCTGGATGGTATCCCCACAGGCCCATCTCCTAAATCAGCCCCCCTAGGAAAAGCTGAGACAGCCATCAGTCCAAGCAAGCAATCCAAAACTTTACCTTCTTGGAAATATACATTCAAAGGTTCCTCACCACGACCACAACCTGCCAAAACCACTAGCCAATCATCAGATGTGACCAGCATCTCCAGTGGAAACTGGCTCATGAATGGACTCTCGTCACTGAGAGGGCACCGTCGTACTTCTACAGGTGAACGTGCAAAGGATTCTGGGTCGTCTCAAAGACTGTCAACCTATGATAATGTCACATATTCTTCAAGCACTGGGAGTGTTCCCAATGTAGAGAGCACTCAGTGGTCCAACTTACCTTGTGAGATCTTAGTGTCAGGGAGGGACACCGTGGAGGCAGACACCAGGACAGTGTCAGATGAAAATTCTGTAGATCCAGAAATGACTGTGGATGAAGTAAACTACACAGAACAAGCTAGTGCTGATATGGTGTCAACTTGCAGCAGTGATgccaatatacacaatatagtGCCGGTCATCACTGTCATGGCCGAGGACACTGATGAAAGCGCCACGTCACTGGTCAGTGTGGTAACAGCACTGAAAGAGGAATTAAATAGTCAAAAGCTGGTTTACGAAACCAGAATCAACAA GCTGGAAGAGTCAAGTGCAATGCTCCGTTCCCAGATGGAAAGAATAGAGCATGACATGgaacaggaaagaaagaaacaaagaatgctagaaataaaactgaggaaCTCTGAACGTGCTCGGGAGGATGCTGAAAACCGCAATCGGCTCCTGGAAAAAGAAATGGAGGACTTCTTTTCTACACTTGGGGAACTGGCTCTTGGAACTAGAACAAGTGACATTTAA